The DNA segment TCTATGTGATTGTGAAACAGATGTTTTCGAAGAGAAAAAGGAGGGGACGAGCTTTATACACCCAACTGCAATTGTTCATCCCAATGCTGTGATTGGCCAGGTGCTTTGTTTTCTACTCTCTCTTCTTTGTTTAATAGCTGCCGCTTTCTTTTCTCCTAAGAGGCACTGGTGTTCATGTATCAGAAATCTGTGATTTGTTTTGACTGTTAAAGCTAAGTTCTTTGTTGGCTTTTCCCTGTCAATCAATTTGCTCCTTTACCAATGGTTCTTGTTGAATTGTCTTTTGATACCAAGATTAAATCAACCCAGAAGAATAAATAAGGGTAAAACTtacaaagctttttttttttacttcaaagcAGCTTAATTTATTGGTGTAATAAAGAGATATAGTTCTCTAATTGCCTTTTCATTTAGCTATAGTCTATAGATTCACTAAAATTTCGAAATTGATGGCACAGGGTGTTTCAGTAGGTCCTTTATGTACAATTGGTCCTTCGGCAAAACTAGGAAATGGGTGTCAAATGCATCCTTCCAGCCATATTTTTGGGAATACAAAATTGGGGAGCCACTGCGTTTTGATGACGTGAGTTTTATTTGGCTgctttttcatcttctttataAGGTTCTGTTAGAAATATATATTCTATGTTGTAATTTATGTAAGTACTAAACTTTATCAGGCAGTGGTGCGGTGGTCGGTGATGATCTTTCTGGGCGTACTGTAATAGGATGCAATAACATCATCGGGCATCATGCCGTGGTTGGTATTAAATGCCAAGACATGAAGTACAAGGTAACTTATCTTATTATGCTTTTGGTGCATAATCAATTGCATGCTGCTAATGACTAGAAGTATCTCAAATGTACATATTGACAGCATTGATGCACTATGCTTCAAATGTTAAACTTTTGCAAAAAATATGATCTTGTCCTTGTATTTCTGTGGTATTAGTTAGGGGATGAATGTTTTCTTGATATTGGGGACAACAATGAGATCAGAGAATTTACTTCAATCCACCGATCTTCAAAGTCATGTGATAGAACGGtaaataagaatataaaataacCACATATTTGTTTTCTTATATCATAGTAAGTAACATGTGTATATTCTCTAGTCCTTTTCTTCCCTTTCTTAACTAGCTGTCTTATCAGGTTATTGGTGATAACAATCTCATCATGGGGTCTTGTCATATCGCGCATGACTGCAAAATTGGTAACAATAATATATTTGCTAATTCCAGTCTCCTGGCTGGACATGTCATCGTGGAGGTGAGTCTTCTTAATGTTTGTTGGAGTCATTCTGCGTGCTTCTCTTGTAGACAGCAGTCTCTGCTTAGAACTTGATTCAAGTGCTACAATGTAGGACTATGTGCACACTGGAGGACCAACTGTTGTTCATCAATTTTGTCATATTGGCTCATTTTCTTTCATTGGTGGTGGATCTGTGGTATGATTGCATAAATGACCTACACTGCAAAAAGATGCTAATTAAGCCAACTAGTAGCATAGTCCACCTATGGGACAGTTCAATCATTGTGCCGAagacttttacactttttttttttttttgcatttacaAAAAGAATTGAACCATGTTTCCTATTCATTTCTATGCATGAAGGTTTCGCAAGATGTCCCAAAGTACATGATGGTTTCTGGAGATAGAGCTGAGCTTCGTGGTTTGAATTTCGAGGGTCTTCGGCGTTGTGGATTCCAAGTCACAGAGGTTGTTGGAAAAATTCAACTTTTATTATGATGGCTTATAGTTTAGTTCTATCATAATACTAGTGTAAGATAGATAAGACATTAGTTGAAAAGGTTCCTTTATTTGTTGATGTAGTCTTCCACCAATTAAAATCTCATATCATTGTCATCTGGATTTTGCTTGAGGTTTTTAGCTACCTGCATTTTGTGCAGCCTGATTTTCTGAAAACTATTCTAAGTTGCATTTACTTCGGTTTGTATTCCTGCCTTCATTTCTTGAGTTGTGTATGTTTTCACCGTCCTATGAAGATGTTTGATATTTGCCACAAGACTGACTGCTGTAGGCCGGAAGGCAATATTATGGTATGCCTTTCTCCAAAGCGTATCTTATGGAGTTGACACTCCAAGGCAAACATTTAGAAATGACAGAAATTGTAAGATAACTTATCCATAAATTGATGAATGATATTAAGAGGGAACTCATTAAATTTGGAGTAATGCTACAAGTTTTCAAGATTAGAAGATGCCAGTTTCTACTTTACACTTGCTTCCTTTGCTGTTAAAATCAACGTGTTTTAGTTTTTAAACATCGTACGTGTTAGTATCTTTTGACCTCTTATTGCTTCGGGGATGTCAGTGGCAGCCTTTTGGAATTATATTTTAGCACAATTTTATTAATGCTATTGGGTAGTCATTTTTCTATATCTGTTTTAGATTGTTCATCATTTATATTCCATGCCCTTGATGATCATACATGGATATGAATTTTCTACCCTTTTTTGTAATTCCATTTAATTTGCTCACCTGTTTAAAGTGCTatactttttttttccctttttgtgCAAGGTTCTAGATTAAGAGTTTGAGAACAGcttatagaaaaattttcatgccCAGCAATACAAATTCTATGGGTTTTGATGAACGTCTTTCTGAAGTGGTATTACCTCTCTCTTCCTGTGACAGACATGCACACAAATAAAAACAAACTCAAATTCATGTCTAGCAAAATACTCAAGCTATATGTATTATCTTTATAGGAACATAATGAAGATTTGGGAAGCGTTCCTGCTGTATGTTCCATGCTCCGGTCCATTCGTGATTCTTTTACTGAAAATCGTCGTGGAATATGCAAATTCAGACAATGGAGCAGTTCTTGAAAGCATTGCTAGAGTGAGTTTCAGTTTAGCTTTGCCCTTTGTCTGTTTGTATGTGTTTTTTATTCACTATATTTAGTTTACAATTGTTTTGGACATTTGGTTAGTGTTTAAATGGATTCAGTTGGACTTATTTTTTGGTGTGCTTATGCAGATTTTTTATATGACAACTGTAGCATTTTTAAGCTTTGTACTCTATCTGTGGCATGTACCAGCGTGAGCCAATCCAAGAATCTTTAGCTTGTTTCATAAAGGTTCGATTTGTAgttatatgatatataaaatatgtatacaaATATTGATTGAGGCTGCTATTGATTTAACCTATGTTACCCGGACTAGGGAGCGAGTGGCATATACAAATGTGTCCAACACATGTATACTCCAACTCTTTATTaagtattttcatatatttagagGATCATCACCTCTTACTCATGCCTGAATGTGTTGGACATGAGTATTACAAGGGAAATGAAGATTCCGGGTGAGATAAGGTTTAATCGCATTCAACAACACATTTGTCTGTCTATTGGCTGATACAATCCTTATTCTTATCAAGCAGAGATTTGAGAAACCGTACTACGtagattttggaaattttctcaGTTTGTAGTTTATGTACTATATGGCCAAAGTTGCCTGGTTTATGCTCGATAAATTTGCTCGTTTCATGTCACCtttatttctttgttattttaaacataaatgtaTGGTTTTGTGTAAATGGACGAAGAGGCTTCAGCATATTCTGACACTGTTATATTCATGTATTCTATGCAATTTGGTTTGTGGATAAATTATTCAAAGCAACTCGTTAAAATGCTTAGATTGATGATTGATGACGAAATTGTAGTTTGAGAGAATAACTTTGCAAACGTGGCCCCTTTTGTTTATGGTTTCCAGCATTACTTGCCATTTTCATTGTTAATGCAAGGCTTGGTAAAGAACGATTCAGCTCTGTAGCATAACAGGTTtccctgtttttttttttcaaggaaACAACccactttttctttatttttctttttttcccctttaaTGAACTCTTTTTCATACTGCTCTTCTTTCACCCACTCACACTAAAGTTACCCTGATTTGGGGTGATTATTTAGTATGATTGTGTCTGTCATAATTATAGTCAATATTTTATGAAGTATATATGTTCCCAAATAAACTAGAAACTACCATGCAAGAgctgtgtgtatatatatattattttaaatgtaaatgaatcacGCTATGCTTCAAAGAAACAAAGCTATGAAGGGGCTTTGCACATTAAACATGCCACAACAGCTGTAGCTCTGACTTGGATTGTGATGGAAGTCCTTTTCATGTCTTTTCTTTCTTGTACTACAGATATATGTAcatgtttaatgatttttttggtcTCAATGTGAGATAAAGAAACAAGGTGCATGCGTTGCATCCATTCCAGTGTTATTAGCTATAGCTAGTGCTTGTATGTGACATTTTATGATTCTCACGTCCCCATtgattgctttttttttcttcttacaGATTTTATTATTATCCCACATAgtcaaattaaaattgaatttgattTCTCTTTCTATATTAATAATCGTTGCGAAAACTAGCCAGGAATCATATGATAAGACAAATGGAGGTAgaggtttttatatatatatatacaaaataaaggTTGCAATTTGAGATGAAGAAGAAGGTGCAAGTATCTGAGTTGATTGAATGCTACTATTTAAAGTGATTACATGAAACAAATCTAATTAAACAAAGAAATCAGAACGAAGATATTTAAAGCAAGTCCTttgcttttttaattttttttcttaagtacattcattaaattttcccagTGCCCTTAGTTCGTCCTTAATTTGTTTTCTATAACTTCTTTATTACAGCTGAGAAATATCCAACAGGTTTCTGGATTTTGTAAGGAAAGAAGCAAAGTATAAGATAAGAATCTCATAGCAATCCATACGTACCATCAAATCTCAGTACAAATCCTTAGCTAATACATGCTTTAgtacaatttttcctttttttatttttttattttataaaaagggAGCATATTTGGAGATTCGCCTTGCAAGTTGATTGATTATTTTCATGTGTtccaattttttattgaaaattaagttaggattatatattttttttgtaaagcaGTCAAATTGGTTCATGGAATTTTGGCATGTACCCTTTGTTAGTAATTGGATTATTGAGGGCACCTCATGAAATCCAAAACCTTTATAAAATTTAGGATTATAATATAAGAAATGTAATCGTTCTTGTTGAGcgtttttttcatatttattagaCACGATTCCTTGCATAACGACACATTAACCCCCCAGTCTCAACACGTGTTCTTAGAGTTACCTCCTTAGGCTCAACATGTATCCTTAGAGTTACCCCTGTTGAGATCCTGCGAGCTAGTGAGCTAGCGAGGAGGTGAGCTAGCAGGGTGACGAGCTAATAGAATGGTGCGCTAGCAGAGTGGGAAGTTAGCAGAGTGGTGAGCCAATAACGAGATGCCGTCCCTTCTTTGATCGGGTCAGATTCTGAGTCACTCGGATGGATCGCATTTTGTGATACATTTGATGGTCACagaactaactataaatacgacaaaggcaagcacatctatcaaacaatagtatagctacggtgagtagagatatcgtatccatgaggactaaaagtattagtaattaccgttttcttattatttagccgacaattTGAAGTGAtgagttttaatctaaaattactaaactaatttaactaagaacacaACAGAGAACGAATCAGGAAAATAATcaaaagataaccaatgagagagacaaaACCCagaaaagaatccacctagactcctATTATTATTAATCTGATCTAAATGATATATTCACTCGATGTCTTGacctgtagaaatccctaaattatgttaatatctcttttgagagtaagaacaactgactctaggttgattaattaaaatctctttccaATTAAAACCCtcattatcgcattaactcgatctatggattcccatattagatttgactctaatctagtagatttatgtcgtcttatttctaggattgcatgcaactccactcaattatgctagatctactcttagacaggaaCTTTTCCTCCATTGAATTAAAGCATAttgaacatgaattaatatcctaaaaatattaaaacaagaaataagcacacatgattgagaacaagaattaagtatttatcatgtaaatcagaaattaaataatagaattcgtCATAGGTTTCAtattccctaggtatctaggaaattagttcataatagtaaatagaaacatctcaaagtcagaataaccacaagacaaaaataaactcataaaaactttgaaagaaattaaaaggagatatTCGATCTTGATGGAGATCCGCTTCCAAGTTGGCTCTATAGTGTTCTTggagtgttttcttcgatcttctctgatGGCTCATTTAGGTCTTCTtcttggtatttatagactttagaatgctcagaaagcctaaaaaatatgtttttccGAGTATTTGGGAAGCAGGGTGCTAAATCGACATGGGCTAGCACATGGGTATGTGTCCAGCCTGTATGGCACACATGGGCATGTATCCATCCCGTGTAgaaatgcccaggccgtgtggctccTGAAAAAAACTCTATTTGTATGATTTTTTCTCATTTCACTcctaaatgctctcctaagtatagaaacataaatttaaaggattagaagcatcaaattcactaatttacataattaatcatccaaaaacgcattaagaatgagattaaaatatgttacttttatagcttatcaaatatccccacacttaagtgcttgcttgccctcaagcaaaatcctcaactgacatttaagttaatatttctcaacttgtaattccCATCAATAATGCCTCAAagtaattcacaaataatcatgcattggaaatttaactaaaagagcactaaagttTTAAACAATCCAAGCTAACATTTGTAAGCATGAAAATATAAGTATCTCCTTTTATTTAAGTAGTTACCTTTTattcaaaatcaacaagaattGACCTCCTCACTAAAGATTTACTCAAGCACTAAAAGTGTTTAAGGCTCAATAATATGCACTCAATAGTTGAACAAAGaatgtcattaccataggcttgcatgaaaatcaaatctttaccataataaaatgatatgacacacaaatcaaaaggtctttaagaggttgtaatggggcttatgTTAAGGGTATGGAGAAAGACCAAAAAAGTTGGTTataatcgagatcgaattgataacttaccaaactaaaaaaaaataaacaaatgctaaATTTAAAACAAGTGCATAAATTAAGAACTATTCAAGAAAAAAaacgagcttcttctcaaaatgaATTTAGCTGTTCAAGCTCAATAacatagaaataaataataatcaatattatttttcaatttttttttctctctcttttttttatctaGAACTATCAGAAATAATTTAGTAAATCAAAAAGAAGAGCATAGTTAAGTAACTAACTAGATCAAATTTCGAAAAAAAGGGAGTTAGTAAAATGGGAAAAGTCTCAATAAacaaaaaatgagttatgggttaacattaatgggtaaatcaagaaacgATGTGTTAGGCTCAATGGGGTTCACTAACGGTTAATTAAAAAGGTAGGCTTTTTAtaggataagtgggttaaaacctaagtgcctttatcatcttagtatatcaaatcaaagatgTGGTCTTGACGTGCATAATCGAAGCAAAttctaaaataacaaatcaagttgacacactcataaccaataataaaatgaacatgaaaaaaTGTATGATCTAAAGGCTCAAAacctcacaaaaattatggttttgatgtcaaacttgcaaatctcaaacttcaagatAAAACTTCAATGTAGAGAAataacctaagattttaaatttctaaaaaataacttatcatgcttgattttcTCATGTCTTATagtttaaatcaaccaatgcacaaatatctacaaattaatccaaaaagcATCAACAAAAATTCCAACTcgaaattaatcaactttaatggAAGTATGAGAAGATTACTTAAATACAAGatataattcagggattttctaataattatatgaaaaacctccccacacttaagatgttcattgtcctcaatgtacaaatagGTATAATTACAGTATAAGCAGAATATTATAAGAGAaggagaaaactgaaactgctctgaatattggatgaaatcgcCAAGATGGTGAAAAGCGGAATTGTAGGTAATTCTAATGTAGTGCACGAGtccgagcaaactaataagaaaataaacacaaacagTGAAGAATATTAAAGAGTTACAACTtaattagaaacaaccataaaaaataaaaatataatttaaaatataataaatgaaagaagccaaagaaaataagaattaaacaactaaaaataaaaataaacataaacataaaataaaaataaaaagaaaaagaaaacaaataaaatcaatgGTCATCATCATCAGAGGCATCAGTATCGTGAGTCGCCGGTGCTGAAGAGGATATATGGAGATGCTAACAAATCTGCTGCAATGTCTTGTTAATATTGTTGAACCTCTAAAAGCAGTGCTGCTCAAAGCGAGTGAACTGCTCGGAGAGGTCTGCTAAGGTAGCAGGCAAAAATATaatcaaacaataataataaaattactaaatggaataaataaaataaaaaaataagcagaataataaaataattaaataattaaataaattaaagaaaataataaaataataaaatgataaaataataaaaaattaaaaataggggAAATAGGGGGGACCAATGGTGAGAAGTGGTCGGAGGTTCGCGCAACGGTCGACGGGTGAGAAAGATGAGCCTCATGGTAGTGAGATGCGGAAGAGGAGATGGGAGGATAGGGTGACGGTTGGTCGGGGGGGGGAGAAGGGAGGTTGCGCAGTGGTGCAGGGTGCGAAGGAGGGGCTGGTCATATGGCCGGTGGTCGGAGGGCGTTGGGGTTAGTCGACAATGAAGGGTGGAGTGGAGGCTAGgttgaaaaggaaaggaaaaagataaagtgaagaaaaaaagaaattagggtttaggggttaaaaGGGTGACACAATCGTTTAAGGGATcgttttgggccacacggccgtgtcacatgcCAGTGTAGGGCTTTACCAGCTCGTATGCGATTTAAAAATCAAGCCCAGTCTTCACACGGCCTCGGACACGCTcatgtgtccaggtcgtgtgTGATTTCCTTCAATTCTcctacacggtcgtgtctctttccagtgtaactatctgacttgaaaaaaattgaaaaaaattaactctatgactcacacggcctaggacacgcccatgtgtccaggtCATGtgtgccacacagccgtgtcttcgGGCCGTGTAACCtttaagtttttgaaaaattaagtcCCAAGACttacacggccaaggacacgcctgtgtgcctgtgtgtctaggccgtgtgtgttacacaaccatgtaactcactgtcgaATACCTCATTGTGCACGCGGCCTAGGACAtgccatgtgtctaggccgtgtgggtcatttttttaaaatttaatttaattagtttgaaAATAATCATGAGATAAAGTTAAAAGAATTAGCAAAATGTTAGACACTTGGGTTGTCTcttgagaagcgcttatttagagtctaagctcgacttaccttgtgCGCACGATTATGGTGGTTCGCGGAGTTGATGCTCCTCTTTCTTGCTATCAAAATTAATACCAAGATAAGGTTTAAGTCGAGTATTGTTTATATTAAATGTGTCGAATTTAGAATGAGTTACCTTGATTGTACCGTAGGGGAAGATGTTCAGTACCGTGAATGGGTTTGATCCGTTTGCATCAAGCTACAACAGGGCAATTCGTGGATCCATTTTGTCTAGTAGTACTTTTtccccaaccttaaattggttCATTCCTTTCACATGCTCACATGGCATCGTTTTGGTTCTTCATCGTGCTTTTTcagtttctccttgacatgtattcgccattcatctagttcatcgatttgAACCATTCGCTCTTCATAGGTTGTTCTGTTTCTGTCATATTGACTGAAACATGGCTCTATTATGTTTTTCGAGGGATTTCTTGCAAAGAAAGTTGAGTCGCATGGTCACTAACATTAAAAGGAGATTTAAAATCATTTCAATCACTAGATGTTTTTACAAaatcacgagcttggagagtAATCATTTCATCACCTATACGAAGTACTAA comes from the Gossypium hirsutum isolate 1008001.06 chromosome A06, Gossypium_hirsutum_v2.1, whole genome shotgun sequence genome and includes:
- the LOC107962762 gene encoding probable acyl-[acyl-carrier-protein]--UDP-N-acetylglucosamine O-acyltransferase, mitochondrial isoform X1; this encodes MNSLLKFRRPLSPSLPSLSLQRLSTTLHYVFEEKKEGTSFIHPTAIVHPNAVIGQGVSVGPLCTIGPSAKLGNGCQMHPSSHIFGNTKLGSHCVLMTGAVVGDDLSGRTVIGCNNIIGHHAVVGIKCQDMKYKLGDECFLDIGDNNEIREFTSIHRSSKSCDRTVIGDNNLIMGSCHIAHDCKIGNNNIFANSSLLAGHVIVEDYVHTGGPTVVHQFCHIGSFSFIGGGSVVSQDVPKYMMVSGDRAELRGLNFEGLRRCGFQVTEIKSLRTAYRKIFMPSNTNSMGFDERLSEVEHNEDLGSVPAVCSMLRSIRDSFTENRRGICKFRQWSSS
- the LOC107962762 gene encoding probable acyl-[acyl-carrier-protein]--UDP-N-acetylglucosamine O-acyltransferase, mitochondrial isoform X2, with amino-acid sequence MHPSSHIFGNTKLGSHCVLMTGAVVGDDLSGRTVIGCNNIIGHHAVVGIKCQDMKYKLGDECFLDIGDNNEIREFTSIHRSSKSCDRTVIGDNNLIMGSCHIAHDCKIGNNNIFANSSLLAGHVIVEDYVHTGGPTVVHQFCHIGSFSFIGGGSVVSQDVPKYMMVSGDRAELRGLNFEGLRRCGFQVTEIKSLRTAYRKIFMPSNTNSMGFDERLSEVEHNEDLGSVPAVCSMLRSIRDSFTENRRGICKFRQWSSS